A single genomic interval of bacterium harbors:
- the dusB gene encoding tRNA dihydrouridine synthase DusB, whose amino-acid sequence MNIDNVNIHDFPVSLAPMEDVTDIAFRIVCKRLGADILYTEFTSSEALIRDARKALRKIQVADEERPVAIQLFGGLDTSMEGAARIAEKANPDFIDINCGCWVKDVAMRGAGAGLLKDLPRFEAIVRSTVRGTQLPVTVKTRLGWDKNTINILDVARMVEDAGAKALTVHCRTRDMGHDGSADWHWLEKIKKVISIPLFGNGDVKTPQDAKRMLETGCDGVMIGRAAIVNPWIFRESRHYIDTGELLPPPDAEERLRVCIEHLRLSVEYKEEKYGVLEFRKYYSGYLKGLPYIGKLRAELMQYTALQPILDRLAQYGEEMKQWQASEGRDAMLPQLGGLIGTRHETV is encoded by the coding sequence ATGAATATAGATAACGTCAACATACATGATTTTCCCGTCTCGCTGGCTCCGATGGAAGATGTCACCGACATTGCCTTTCGGATCGTATGCAAAAGGCTCGGCGCCGATATTCTTTATACGGAGTTCACTTCCAGCGAAGCCTTGATCCGCGATGCCCGCAAGGCTTTACGCAAAATCCAAGTCGCCGACGAGGAACGCCCCGTAGCCATACAGCTTTTCGGCGGATTGGATACGTCTATGGAAGGCGCGGCGCGGATTGCTGAAAAAGCCAATCCGGATTTTATAGATATCAACTGCGGCTGCTGGGTCAAAGATGTCGCCATGCGCGGCGCCGGGGCCGGTCTGCTCAAAGATCTGCCGCGTTTCGAAGCGATCGTACGCTCCACCGTGCGGGGTACGCAACTTCCGGTCACCGTAAAAACCCGGCTGGGCTGGGACAAAAATACGATCAACATTCTCGATGTCGCACGTATGGTCGAAGACGCAGGCGCAAAGGCGCTGACCGTGCACTGCCGCACACGCGATATGGGGCACGACGGTTCCGCCGACTGGCATTGGTTGGAAAAAATAAAAAAAGTGATTTCGATTCCTTTATTCGGCAATGGCGATGTCAAAACGCCGCAGGATGCCAAACGTATGCTGGAGACCGGTTGTGACGGCGTGATGATCGGCCGAGCCGCTATCGTCAATCCGTGGATTTTTCGCGAATCGCGGCACTACATAGATACCGGTGAACTCCTACCTCCGCCCGATGCCGAAGAACGATTACGGGTCTGTATCGAACATCTGCGCCTGTCGGTGGAGTACAAAGAAGAAAAATACGGTGTGCTGGAATTTCGTAAATATTACTCCGGCTATCTCAAAGGCCTTCCCTATATCGGCAAACTGCGCGCCGAACTGATGCAGTACACGGCACTGCAACCCATTCTCGATCGCCTCGCCCAATACGGCGAAGAGATGAAACAATGGCAAGCTTCCGAAGGTCGAGACGCCATGCTTCCGCAACTCGGCGGTCTCATCGGCACGCGGCATGAGACGGTTTGA
- a CDS encoding cysteine--tRNA ligase, with translation MPSLQLFDTYTRALRNFEPLQPGEVGMYTCGPTVYDYAHIGNLRTYIFEDILRRVLEYNGYKVHHVMNITDVGHLTSDADTGEDRMEKGSRRTGKTAWEIAAEYTEEFKKDMKRLNITEPHTWCKATDHIPEQIEFIRGIENKGYTYRTSDGIYFDTSKLDDYGYIARLKVEGLEAGSRVEIGEKRNITDFALWKFSKPEEQRQMEWDSPWGKGFPGWHIECSAMSAKYLGSYFDIHCGGEDHIMVHHPNEIAQTQACYGTRLANFWMHGYFLQIDNSRMGKSVGNFLRVQTLIDQGYDPIVWRMFCLSAHYRTKLNFNWESLDGSATALQRLRTAVFEWGAAGTPDEATLTQFRTFINDDLNIPRVLALVWDLVKSDKTPATKKATVLEMDRVLGLGLAAWVPAVEEIPAEIQAWADARVLARKEKRWADADAFRDKITAAGYDIKDTPQGIKVEKRKTPGA, from the coding sequence TGACACGTACACCCGCGCATTGCGGAATTTTGAACCGCTCCAACCCGGCGAAGTCGGCATGTACACATGCGGCCCTACGGTTTATGACTACGCGCACATCGGCAATCTACGCACTTACATTTTCGAAGACATTCTGCGACGTGTACTTGAATACAACGGGTACAAAGTTCATCATGTCATGAATATCACTGACGTCGGGCATCTCACATCGGACGCGGATACCGGCGAAGATCGCATGGAAAAAGGCTCCCGTCGTACCGGTAAAACAGCATGGGAAATCGCCGCGGAATATACGGAAGAATTCAAAAAAGATATGAAACGGTTAAATATAACCGAGCCACATACTTGGTGCAAAGCGACCGATCATATACCGGAACAGATCGAATTTATTCGCGGCATCGAAAACAAAGGATACACCTACCGCACATCGGACGGCATTTATTTTGACACATCCAAACTCGATGACTACGGATATATCGCGCGGCTCAAAGTCGAAGGTCTCGAAGCGGGTTCGCGCGTAGAGATCGGCGAAAAACGCAATATCACCGACTTTGCGCTGTGGAAATTCAGCAAACCCGAAGAGCAGCGTCAGATGGAGTGGGACAGCCCGTGGGGCAAAGGTTTTCCGGGATGGCATATCGAATGTTCCGCCATGTCGGCGAAGTATCTCGGTTCATACTTTGACATTCATTGCGGCGGTGAAGATCATATCATGGTGCATCACCCCAATGAGATCGCGCAGACGCAGGCTTGTTACGGAACGCGTTTGGCCAATTTTTGGATGCACGGTTATTTTCTTCAGATTGATAATTCGCGTATGGGTAAATCCGTCGGCAATTTTTTACGTGTGCAGACGCTTATTGATCAGGGTTACGATCCGATCGTGTGGCGCATGTTTTGTCTTAGCGCGCATTACCGTACCAAACTCAATTTTAACTGGGAAAGCCTCGACGGTTCGGCAACGGCGTTACAACGTCTGCGCACGGCAGTGTTCGAATGGGGCGCGGCAGGCACACCGGATGAAGCGACGCTCACGCAGTTTCGCACGTTTATCAATGATGATCTCAATATTCCCCGTGTACTCGCGCTGGTGTGGGACCTTGTAAAAAGCGACAAAACTCCGGCTACAAAAAAAGCAACCGTATTGGAAATGGATCGCGTGCTGGGGCTCGGTTTGGCGGCGTGGGTTCCTGCGGTCGAAGAGATTCCGGCCGAAATCCAAGCTTGGGCCGATGCCCGCGTACTGGCACGCAAAGAAAAACGCTGGGCCGATGCCGACGCGTTTCGCGATAAGATCACTGCCGCGGGTTACGATATCAAAGATACCCCGCAAGGCATCAAAGTCGAAAAACGTAAAACACCGGGCGCCTGA
- a CDS encoding DEAD/DEAH box helicase family protein produces the protein MSKTIEEILAPKPELRPRIYAYTIDDKAHAGRLKVGQTTRDVKQRVAEQLKTANIKNYKIVLDEVAEREDGTTFTDHEVRAALVRKGFANPELEWMRCTLKDLKTVLAELRTGQKFSGTHAETFALRREQSEAVKKTFDYYNSIWAENKKAAPRFLWNAKMRFGKTFTAYQLAKKLKASRVLVMTFKPAVADAWQTDLESHVDFDGWQFLMRGSDDDPTKIPAATPLVYFGSLQDLLGRDKATGNIKPKNKWIHKVKWDLVVFDEYHFGAWRDSSKELVEDEEERIAREEIEAAKEQKNVADKVKEKIADLQQRLENESEFLPITTKAYLYLSGTPFKSLATGEFIEEQIFNWTYTDEQRAKEEFEKKNPGRWNPYGALPQMRLLTYQMPDELVAIASAGEFNEFDLNEFFEASGTGTKAQFKHKSDVQKWLDIIRGGYIPKSVEHLKTGTRPPFPYSDVRLLPYLQHSFWFLPDVAACHAMANLLAEKHNVFWRDYDVIVAAGAAAGIGLDALPPVRQAIGSGFETKTITLSCGKLTTGVTVPQWSSILMLRNLKSPETYFQSAFRVQSPWSIKNPNGDDPNAEEILKPVCFVFDFAPTRALRQLSEYGIGLSPGEPNPENAVKELVSFLPVLAYDGANMTQIDAGGILDIAMAGTSATLLARKWESALLVNVDNDTLRRILDNAEAMAAVERIEGWRALGDNIIETIINKSEKIKALKNKAKKKDLSAKEMKQLTEEEKEFKSKRKLVQEKLIKFATRIPAFMYLTDFRENTLQDVITKLEPDLFLTVTGLTVNDFHLLVRLKVFNTEQMNQAVFAFRRYEDASLRYTGIESHEGLSHFGLYDTVVERN, from the coding sequence ATGAGTAAGACCATCGAAGAAATACTCGCGCCGAAGCCGGAGTTACGGCCGCGCATCTACGCTTACACGATCGACGACAAGGCGCATGCGGGACGGCTCAAGGTAGGCCAGACCACGCGCGACGTAAAGCAGCGCGTCGCCGAACAGCTCAAGACCGCCAACATCAAGAACTACAAAATCGTTCTTGATGAGGTCGCCGAGCGCGAAGACGGCACGACATTCACCGATCATGAGGTACGCGCCGCTCTCGTCCGGAAAGGCTTCGCGAATCCCGAACTGGAATGGATGCGTTGCACGCTCAAGGATCTGAAAACCGTCCTAGCTGAATTACGGACCGGCCAGAAGTTCAGCGGTACGCACGCTGAAACGTTCGCGTTGCGCAGGGAGCAATCCGAGGCGGTAAAAAAGACTTTTGACTACTACAACTCTATCTGGGCCGAGAACAAGAAAGCAGCTCCGCGTTTCTTGTGGAACGCCAAGATGCGTTTCGGCAAAACCTTTACAGCCTATCAGCTTGCGAAGAAACTCAAGGCCAGTCGGGTACTGGTGATGACCTTTAAACCCGCCGTGGCCGACGCATGGCAAACGGACCTCGAATCCCATGTTGATTTTGACGGTTGGCAATTTCTAATGCGTGGTTCCGATGACGACCCGACAAAAATTCCTGCAGCCACGCCACTCGTTTATTTTGGTTCACTGCAAGACTTGCTGGGACGCGATAAAGCCACGGGAAATATTAAACCAAAGAACAAGTGGATTCATAAGGTCAAATGGGACTTGGTCGTTTTCGATGAATACCATTTCGGTGCATGGCGTGATTCATCCAAAGAACTTGTCGAAGACGAAGAAGAAAGAATCGCCAGAGAGGAAATCGAAGCCGCAAAAGAACAAAAAAATGTAGCCGATAAGGTGAAAGAAAAGATCGCCGATCTGCAACAACGCCTGGAGAACGAAAGCGAGTTTCTTCCTATTACGACGAAGGCTTACCTCTATCTCTCCGGCACTCCATTCAAATCACTGGCCACGGGAGAATTCATCGAAGAGCAGATATTCAACTGGACCTACACGGACGAGCAGCGCGCGAAAGAAGAATTCGAGAAAAAGAATCCCGGCCGGTGGAATCCTTATGGCGCATTGCCACAGATGCGCCTGCTAACCTATCAGATGCCCGACGAACTCGTCGCGATTGCTAGTGCCGGGGAATTCAATGAGTTTGACTTGAATGAGTTTTTCGAAGCATCGGGCACGGGTACGAAGGCACAGTTCAAACATAAAAGCGATGTGCAGAAGTGGCTGGACATCATCCGCGGCGGGTACATACCCAAGTCCGTGGAGCATCTCAAGACGGGTACTCGTCCTCCGTTCCCCTATTCGGATGTGCGACTGCTGCCGTATCTTCAACACTCGTTCTGGTTCCTCCCTGATGTTGCGGCATGTCACGCCATGGCAAATCTGCTGGCTGAAAAACACAATGTGTTTTGGCGAGATTACGATGTGATAGTAGCTGCCGGCGCAGCGGCCGGAATCGGGCTTGATGCGTTGCCGCCCGTGCGACAGGCTATTGGGAGCGGTTTTGAAACCAAAACCATCACATTGTCTTGCGGCAAGCTTACCACGGGTGTCACGGTGCCCCAATGGTCGTCTATTCTTATGCTCCGAAACCTGAAGTCGCCGGAAACCTATTTTCAGTCGGCGTTTCGCGTGCAATCGCCGTGGTCCATCAAGAATCCCAACGGTGACGACCCGAACGCGGAGGAAATTTTGAAGCCGGTTTGTTTCGTTTTCGATTTCGCTCCCACGCGTGCGCTGCGCCAACTTTCCGAATACGGCATCGGGCTTTCGCCCGGTGAACCGAATCCGGAGAACGCCGTCAAGGAGCTTGTGTCGTTCCTTCCCGTTTTGGCCTACGACGGCGCGAATATGACACAGATCGACGCGGGCGGCATCCTCGACATTGCGATGGCCGGCACTTCGGCCACGTTACTCGCACGCAAATGGGAAAGCGCATTGCTGGTCAACGTGGATAATGACACTCTCCGCCGCATACTGGACAACGCAGAGGCAATGGCTGCCGTTGAACGAATTGAGGGCTGGCGCGCATTGGGCGATAATATCATCGAAACCATCATTAATAAGAGCGAGAAGATCAAAGCGCTCAAGAACAAGGCGAAGAAGAAGGACTTGTCGGCAAAGGAGATGAAGCAACTCACCGAAGAAGAGAAGGAGTTTAAGTCGAAGCGCAAGCTGGTGCAGGAAAAATTGATAAAGTTCGCCACGCGCATACCGGCGTTCATGTATCTGACTGATTTTCGAGAGAATACGCTGCAAGATGTCATCACGAAACTGGAACCTGACTTGTTTCTGACGGTCACCGGTTTGACGGTGAATGACTTTCATCTGCTTGTGCGTCTAAAAGTTTTCAATACCGAGCAAATGAATCAAGCCGTGTTTGCTTTCCGTCGCTATGAAGATGCTTCGCTCCGTTATACAGGCATCGAAAGTCATGAAGGTTTATCGCATTTCGGACTCTATGATACGGTGGTTGAAAGGAATTAG
- a CDS encoding Bro-N domain-containing protein — MKSRQALVAFEKHAIRRYFDEKSETWYFSVVDVVAALTESANPAVYWRVLKKRLKDEGAGETVTKCNGLKMPSVDGKMRLTDMADTETLLRLIQSIPSPKAEPFKQWLAKVGYERIQDMSDPARSLDRAREYWQKHGRSAKWIQQRMMGQETRNKLTDYWKDHDIQGEEEFAILTNIIHQEWSGVSVKAHKHLKGLKQQNLRDHMSEAELIFTALAELSTRQIAESEQATGMGENADAGRKGGGIAKKARRELEQKTGKSVVTGENFLPPGKTTKRLKKHE; from the coding sequence GTGAAAAGCAGACAAGCTTTGGTGGCGTTTGAGAAACATGCGATTCGTCGGTATTTCGACGAGAAATCTGAAACCTGGTACTTTTCCGTGGTGGATGTGGTGGCGGCGCTGACGGAGAGCGCGAATCCGGCGGTTTACTGGCGAGTGCTGAAAAAGCGTCTGAAGGACGAAGGTGCGGGTGAAACCGTTACAAAATGTAACGGGTTGAAAATGCCGTCAGTCGACGGAAAAATGCGCCTGACCGACATGGCCGACACGGAAACCTTGCTTCGCCTGATTCAGTCCATCCCTTCACCCAAAGCCGAGCCTTTCAAGCAGTGGCTGGCCAAGGTGGGCTACGAGCGGATTCAGGACATGAGCGACCCGGCCCGTTCCCTTGACCGCGCCCGCGAGTACTGGCAGAAGCATGGCCGCAGTGCGAAGTGGATCCAACAACGGATGATGGGTCAGGAGACGCGCAACAAGCTCACCGACTACTGGAAGGATCACGACATCCAAGGCGAGGAGGAATTCGCAATCCTCACCAACATCATTCATCAGGAATGGAGCGGCGTTTCAGTCAAAGCGCACAAGCATCTCAAGGGACTCAAACAGCAGAACCTGCGCGACCATATGAGCGAAGCGGAGTTGATCTTTACCGCCTTGGCGGAACTGTCCACCCGCCAGATCGCCGAGAGCGAGCAGGCGACCGGTATGGGCGAAAACGCGGACGCCGGGCGGAAGGGCGGCGGCATCGCCAAGAAGGCACGTCGCGAACTCGAACAAAAGACGGGCAAGAGCGTGGTAACCGGGGAGAACTTCCTGCCGCCGGGCAAAACGACGAAAAGATTGAAGAAGCATGAGTAA